A DNA window from Micromonospora sp. NBC_01739 contains the following coding sequences:
- a CDS encoding beta-N-acetylhexosaminidase, whose protein sequence is MSPLPDTTPKPLDPTGYAGPRTAGELAGAAERAAAALLAPAPIRLGQVVPAPERVEPDPGADYLLPTEAVIRVSADPAALAVGEQLAALLRPATGYPLPVTEITGQPPADGIVLHLTGEADLGPEGYRLDVTPEGVRLRAGTPAGLHCGVQTLRQLLPAAVESATPVTDRWVLPGGSILDRPRYPHRGAMLDVARHFFGVPDVLRVIDHLARYKLNRLHLHLTDDQGWRIAIDSWPRLADLGGATQVGGGPGGYFTQADYRRIVAYAAARHITVIPEIDLPGHTNAALVAYPELAPDRIAPPPYTGTEVGFSYLDPTSERTYAFVAEVLGEVAALTPGRWLHIGGDEAFKVPAEVYARFVERVQRIVAGLGRTVIGWHQIAQAAHLDGRILQWWGTRPDDPVTAEAVRQGARMILSPADRTYLDMKYAPDTPIGHDWAALIDAHRAYDWDPATHLTGVPPEAVLGVEAPLWTESVTTRTEVEFMLFPRLPAIAELAWSPRSAHDWADFRQRLAGHGPRWTAAGIAYHPSPEVPWPTQPPVPAPRSAPSAQGAIRSAQG, encoded by the coding sequence CACCCCGAAGCCCCTGGACCCGACCGGGTACGCCGGCCCGCGTACCGCCGGGGAGTTGGCGGGCGCGGCGGAGCGGGCGGCGGCGGCGCTGCTCGCCCCGGCGCCGATCCGGCTGGGCCAGGTGGTGCCCGCCCCCGAGCGGGTAGAGCCCGACCCCGGCGCCGACTACCTGCTGCCCACCGAGGCGGTGATCCGGGTCAGCGCCGACCCGGCCGCCCTGGCCGTCGGTGAGCAACTGGCCGCCCTGCTCCGCCCGGCCACCGGCTACCCCCTGCCGGTCACCGAGATCACCGGGCAACCCCCGGCCGACGGCATCGTCCTGCACCTCACCGGCGAGGCCGACCTGGGCCCCGAGGGCTACCGGCTGGATGTCACCCCCGAGGGGGTACGCCTGCGGGCCGGCACCCCCGCCGGCCTGCATTGCGGGGTGCAGACCCTGCGGCAACTGCTACCCGCCGCCGTGGAGAGCGCCACCCCGGTCACCGACCGGTGGGTGCTGCCCGGCGGGTCGATCCTCGACCGCCCCCGGTACCCCCACCGGGGCGCCATGCTCGATGTGGCCCGGCACTTCTTCGGGGTCCCCGACGTGCTGCGGGTCATCGACCACCTGGCCCGGTACAAGCTCAACCGGTTGCACCTGCACCTCACCGACGACCAGGGTTGGCGGATCGCGATCGACTCCTGGCCCCGGCTGGCCGACCTCGGTGGGGCCACCCAGGTCGGCGGAGGCCCCGGCGGGTACTTCACCCAGGCCGACTACCGGAGGATCGTGGCGTACGCCGCCGCCCGGCACATCACCGTCATCCCCGAGATCGACCTGCCCGGCCACACCAACGCCGCCCTGGTCGCCTACCCGGAACTGGCCCCGGACCGGATCGCACCGCCGCCGTACACCGGCACGGAGGTCGGGTTCAGCTACCTCGACCCGACAAGCGAGCGGACGTACGCCTTCGTCGCCGAGGTCCTCGGCGAAGTCGCCGCCCTCACCCCCGGCCGGTGGCTGCACATCGGCGGCGACGAGGCCTTCAAGGTGCCCGCCGAGGTGTACGCCCGCTTCGTCGAGCGGGTCCAGCGGATCGTGGCCGGGCTGGGCCGGACGGTGATCGGCTGGCACCAGATCGCCCAGGCCGCCCACCTCGACGGGCGGATCCTGCAATGGTGGGGCACCCGCCCCGACGACCCGGTCACCGCCGAGGCGGTACGCCAGGGGGCCCGGATGATCCTCTCCCCCGCCGACCGCACCTACCTGGACATGAAGTACGCCCCGGACACCCCGATCGGACACGACTGGGCCGCCCTGATCGACGCCCACCGGGCGTACGACTGGGACCCGGCCACCCACCTGACCGGGGTACCGCCCGAGGCCGTGCTGGGGGTGGAAGCTCCCCTGTGGACGGAGTCGGTGACCACCCGTACCGAGGTCGAGTTCATGCTCTTCCCCCGGCTACCCGCGATCGCCGAACTGGCCTGGTCGCCCCGATCCGCCCACGACTGGGCCGACTTCCGGCAGCGCCTGGCCGGGCACGGCCCGCGCTGGACGGCGGCCGGGATCGCGTACCACCCCTCGCCCGAGGTGCCCTGGCCGACCCAGCCACCCGTCCCCGCGCCCCGGTCCGCACCGTCGGCCCAAGGCGCGATCCGCTCCGCTCAGGGCTGA